The proteins below come from a single Metarhizium brunneum chromosome 1, complete sequence genomic window:
- the AVL9 gene encoding Late secretory pathway protein AVL9, with translation MTSEDIKYKHNGANSPDGADVEPALTPISLVNTDSPAGSGFSPLVTVVGFHHARGPEVETWFGADEGVDPAIKYNWPLLPFMALSDGAHASEEDFSYFTLLKPKTNTEPATSLFGISLQKAVVVIADSPQSFGMLRERLSIVTQAWFAQREFTDTEILRRFQESLADEKARGLVEEDTERDQHLGMSLREFIHEFKWQALVLLKCCLLQPKMLFFGSRCDRLCMVQFSLISLIPGLIRNLQDCADPELDSYEKKLAKPTTLQSSNRNSLLTFMGLPLQIFGKGGFFGPYTPLQQLDILADFGTKSYIVGSTNSLLLQQKDRYSDVLINLDEDTVSITSPSLKAALALTPADRRWIDFLTHEVNETWDEANPSRPKNMQYIGSEEFIRSQFEAYMLGLISSVKFRNFLISQGEDPSTLGADSDPAVDFGSEWVEAWKKTENYRIWDAHTDTNLFAVSEPKHPCAGGLTIDDIQRRVADQIKDLHLDERLAQGRDILGRNLAAGREKASTMLNKLYSDVEYLRESQRRRAEDSRTQTTNPKSSTEKSQYPVDLTKAQQTMNSVGAKASAYMSSWATWAGDKRKTGGWASGWGGKKSPSPSTHNNPPISTSPIDKDYQMVSPPDSRSTSTDDPKRHATHASFSESILSKTSERPVSGSSEMDDSFQDVMGSPEKVSHKQKDEDVTPKLNNDGFQQEDVMGAKMSEKGGMDDTSEGKGTEVKASE, from the exons ATGACATCCGAGGACATCAAATACAAGCACAATGGTGCGAACTCTCCGGATGGAGCAGATGTTGAGCCGGCATTGACCCCTATCAGCCTTGTCAATACGGACAGCCCAGCGGGCAGTGGATTCTCGCCGCTCGTAACTGTTGTAGGATTTCATCATGCTCGGGGACCCGAGGTGGAGACGTGGTTTGGTGCTGACGAGGGAGTCGATCCGGCTATTAAATATAACTGGCCACTATTGCCATTCATGGCACTGAGTGACGGAGCTCATGC CTCTGAAGAAGATTTTTCGTACTTTACGCTACTGAAACCAAAGACCAATACGGAACCTGCCACATCGCTGTTCGGAATATCAT TGCAAAAAGCTGTGGTCGTAATTGCGGACAGTCCACAGTCTTTTGGCATGTTGCGTGAGCGCCTCAGCATTGTCACCCAAGCATGGTTTGCCCAACGGGAATTCACAGACACCGAGATCCTGCGACGGTTTCAAGAAAGCCTCGCTGACGAAAAGGCTAGGGGCCTCGTGGAGGAGGATACTGAGCGTGACCAGCACTTAGGAATGAGTTTGCGGGAGTTCATACATGAGTTTAAGTGGCAAGCGCTAGTGTTATTGAAATGTTGCTTGCTCCAGCCAAAG ATGCTTTTCTTCGGCTCGAGGTGTGATAGGCTGTGCATGGTGCAGTTTTCTCTCATATCTCTGATACCTGGCTTGATCCGCAATCTGCAAGACTGTGCCGACCCGGAACTGGACAGCTACGAGAAGAAGCTTGCCAAACCTACAACATTACAGAGTAGCAATCGAAACTCACTTTTGACTTTCATGGGACTCCCACTGCAAATCTTTGGCAAG GGTGGCTTTTTCGGACCTTACACACCGTTGCAACAACTTGACATTTTAGCCGACTTTGGCACCAAGTCATACATTGTCGGCAGCACCAATTCGCTCTTGCTTCAGCAAAAGGATAGATACAGCGATGTCCTCATCAACTTGGACGAAGACACCGTCAGCATCACATCGCCCTCTCTCAAGGCGGCGCTAGCCCTGACACCTGCAGACCGTCGCTGGATAGACTTTCTAACCCATGAGGTCAACGAAACATGGGACGAGGCCAATCCTAGCAGACCCAAGAATATGCAGTACATTGGAAGTGAAGAGTTCATCAGATCACAGTTCGAGGCGTACATGCTGGGTCTTATATCATCCGTCAAGTTCCGCAATTTTCTCATTAGCCAAGGCGAAGATCCCTCTACCCTCGGCGCTGACAGCGATCCTGCCGTAGACTTTGGCTCCGAATGGGTAGAAGCATGGAAAAAGACTGAAAACTACCGTATATGGGACGCTCACACTGACACAAACCTGTTCGCCGTCTCGGAACCAAAACATCCTTGTGCTGGGGGTCTCACTATCGACGACATTCAACGCCGTGTCGCCGATCAGATCAAAGATCTCCATCTCGACGAGCGCCTCGCTCAGGGCCGCGATATACTCGGTCGCAACCTCGCCGCGGGCCGCGAAAAGGCCTCCACCATGTTAAACAAGCTCTATTCTGACGTGGAATACCTGCGGGAATCCCAACGGCGTCGTGCAGAAGACTCGCGTACCCAAACAACCAACCCGAAATCTTCCACAGAGAAATCTCAGTATCCGGTGGATCTCACCAAAGCCCAACAAACAATGAACTCGGTTGGCGCCAAAGCATCCGCCTACATGTCCAGCTGGGCAACATGGGCCGGGGACAAACGTAAAACAGGCGGCTGGGCGTCTGGCTGGGGCGGCAAGAAATCCCCCTCCCCCAGCACGCACAACAATCCCCCTATTTCCACTAGTCCTATCGACAAAGACTACCAAATGGTAAGCCCGCCTGATTCGCGGTCCACGAGCACAGACGACCCCAAGAGACACGCTACACACGCCAGTTTCAGCGAGAGTATTCTAAGCAAAACCTCTGAGCGACCTGTCTCGGGATCTTCAGAAATGGATGATTCCTTTCAAGACGTCATGGGGTCACCCGAAAAGGTGAGCCACAAACAAAAGGACGAGGATGTTACGCCCAAATTGAACAACGATGGGTTCCAGCAGGAGGATGTTATGGGTGCAAAGATGAGTGAGAAGGGGGGCATGGATGACACGTCGGAGGGCAAGGGCACGGAAGTCAAAGCCAGCGAGTAG
- the culA gene encoding Cullin-1: MATPSQMPPVPNREDIGATWHYLQSGITRIMNELERGIDMQMYMGVYTAVHNFCTSQKAVGLTGPAMQSNHRGAHLLGEELYNNLITYLQKHLEDLVEASKSHTDEALLAYYIKEWSRYTNAAKYIHHLFRYLNRHWVKREIDEGKKNVYDVYTLHLVQWRKVLFEQVSGKVMDAVLKLVEKQRNGETIEHNQIKQVVDSFVSLGLDEADMSRSTLDVYRYYFERPFLEATAEFYTAESKQFVAENSVVEYMKKAEVRLAEEEERVVMYLHQDIAVPLKKTCNTALIAEHSTLLREEFQVLLDNEREEDMARMYNLLSRIPDGLDPLRTKFEKHVLKAGLAAVQKVQSSEGDKLEPKVYVDALLEVHSQYQLLVKQAFNDEPEFTRSLDNACREFVNRNEVCKDTSTKSPELLAKYTDVLLRKSSTSIEEGDLERTLTQIMTVFKYIEDKDVFQKYYSRMLARRLVHSNSSSDDAETSMISKLKEACGFEYTNKLQRMFQDMQISKDLNKDFRGHLESVDSLKTVDSTFSILGTGFWPLQAPSTHFHPPVEIATEIERFSRFYKHKHDGRKLTWLWHLCKGEVRAGYCKNSKTPFTFQVSIYQMAILLLFNEKDTYTYDDMVTATQLSTEVLDQALAVILKAKVLLMDGGSGERPKPGRSFSLNYEFKSKKIRVNLNLGGVKEAKQEETETNKTIEEDRKLVLQSAIVRIMKARKKMKHTQLVSETINQIRSRFVPKVGDIKKCIEILLDKEYLERLDDDELGYLA, translated from the exons ATGGCTACTCCTAGCCAGATGCCTCCAGTCCCGAATAGGGAGGACATTGGGGCGAC ATGGCATTATCTCCAGTCTGGCATCACTCGTATCATGAACGAGCTAGAGAGAGGAATCGACATGCAAATGTACATGGGTGTCTACAC CGCCGTGCACAACTTTTGCACCTCACAAAAGGCTGTTGGTCTCACCGGGCCAGCCATGCAGTCCAACCACCGTGGTG CCCATCTCCTCGGTGAAGAACTCTACAACAACCTCATTACCTACCTCCAGAAGCATCTTGAAGATCTTGTCGAGGCATCCAAATCGCACACCGACGAGGCACTGCTGGCATACTACATCAAGGAGTGGAGTCGATACACCAATGCGGCAAAATACATCCACCATCTCTTCCGATACTTAAACCGTCACTGGGTCAAGAGAGAAATCGatgagggaaaaaagaaCGTGTACGATGTCTATACTCTGCACCTCGTGCAATGGCGCAAGGTTTTGTTCGAACAGGTCTCCGGAAAGGTAATGGACGCCGTTTTGAAGCTAGTGGAAAAGCAGCGAAATGGCGAGACGATTGAGCACAACCAGATCAAACAAGTTGTCGACTCCTTTGTATCCCTTGGTCTGGACGAAGCCGACATGTCGAGGTCTACATTGGACGTTTACCGTTACTACTTTGAGAGGCCTTTTTTGGAAGCTACCGCAGAATTTTACACCGCCGAATCGAAACAATTTGTCGCCGAAAATAGCGTTGTTGAATACATGAAAAAGGCCGAAGTACGATTggccgaagaagaggaaagggTCGTCATGTATTTGCATCAGGACATCGCGGTCCCATTGAAGAAGACTTGCAACACGGCTCTGATTGCCGAACACTCAACGTTGCTGCGGGAGGAATTCCAGGTCCTGTTGGACAATGAACGAGAGGAAGACATGGCTAGAATGTATAACCTTCTCTCCAGAATCCCTGACGGCCTGGACCCATTGCGGACTAAATTCGAAAAGCATGTGCTCAAGGCTGGTCTCGCAGCTGTTCAGAAGGTACAGTCCTCGGAAGGTGACAAGCTTGAACCCAAAGTGTATGTGGATGCGCTACTCGAGGTGCACTCCCAGTATCAGTTATTGGTCAAGCAAGCATTCAATGACGAGCCAGAGTTTACCCGCTCGCTTGACAACGCATGCAGGGAGTTTGTCAATCGCAACGAAGTATGCAAGGATACTTCCACAAAGTCACCGGAGCTCCTAGCCAAGTATACCGACGTCTTACTCCGTAAGAGTAGCACCAGTATAGAAGAAGGCGATTTGGAGCGGACTTTGACCCAGATTATGACCGTTTTCAAATACATCGAAGACAAGGATGTATTCCAGAAGTATTACTCCCGGATGTTGGCCCGACGCCTCGTTCATAGCAACTCGTCATCGGATGACGCTGAAACGAGCATGATTagcaagctcaaggaggcaTGTGGTTTTGAATATACCAATAAGCTACAACGCATGTTCCAAGACATGCAGATCTCAAAGGACTTGAACAAAGACTTCCGGGGCCACCTAGAAAGCGTTGACTCACTCAAGACTGTTGACTCAACCTTCTCAATTTTGGGTACCGGTTTCTGGCCACTGCAAGCGCCATCGACGCATTTTCACCCGCCTGTGGAAATTGCCACAGAAATTGAGCGCTTTTCGCGATTCTACAAGCACAAGCATGACGGGCGCAAATTGACGTGGTTGTGGCATTTATGCAAAGGTGAAGTCAGGGCGGGATATTGCAAGAACAGCAAAACGCCATTCACATTCCAGGTTTCAATCTACCAAATGGCTATTCTTTTGCTATTCAACGAGAAGGACACCTACACATATGATGACATGGTCACGGCAACACAACTGAGCACTGAAGTTTTGGATCAAGCACTGGCCGTCATCCTCAAGGCCAAAGTGCTGTTGATGGATGGAGGTTCGGGCGAAAGACCTAAACCAGGAAGGTCCTTCAGTCTTAACTACGAGTTCAAGAGCAAGAAGATTCGCGTCAACCTCAATCTGGGTGGTGTCAAGGAGGCTAAGCAAGAAGAGACGGAGACTAACAAGACCATTGAGGAGGATCGCAAGTTGGTCCTTCAG TCGGCCATTGTCCGAATCATGAAGGCACGAAAGAAGATGAAACACACTCAACTTGTCAGCGAAACCATCAACCAGATTCGTTCGAGATTTGTTCCCAAAGTTGGTGACATCAAGAAATGTATTGAGATCCTGCTGGACAAAGAGTATCTTGAACgcctggatgacgatgaactGGGCTACCTCGCATAG